ACCCCCGTTCACAGCTCGAAACGGGCGTTAAACTCTGGTCCTGGAAGGCCTTGATGCCGCACGTTTGATTTTCCGACTCCTCCAACACGCCCGATTCAAACGATCTGGATTGTTCTCAGGCTccgacagagcttgctgatggacTGATCTTTTGAATCAGACGTGTGGGGAGAGGCAAATATCCAAAAACTTTCAGGAACCGTGTTTGAGACCTGCGAGTCATAGGAACCGGCAATAAAACCACTCAACCACAGGGGCAATGAGCAAACTCCATGTAGGAAAGAGACAGGGCCGCGATCGATCCGGGTGTCATCGTACGACCAGACAGGAGACGCACAGCTCCGAAGGTCCGATGCAGTCGTCGTGACAGAAGGCCCCGCACCCTTTGCACATGATCATGGCTTTCAGCCGACAGTAGCACTTGGACTGCGCGTCTTCCATGCCAGCGGCCTCCATGAAGGACGGTTCCGCCGGTGGCGCGCTCCGGTCGCCGGAGTCCAGGGGGCCGGCGGCGGCAGGAATGGTGGTGACCGTCACCGAGAAAGACATGACGCTCCCGGAGTCCGGCGCGGTGGCGCTGCCGGCGGCGGCGTTGCGGTTCAAAGTGTGCGGTACGGACACGCTGATGGTTCCGCCGTAACGGGGCGAAACCGATTCCTGATGGATGGACATCCTTGGGGTTGGGAAGGCAGACGGCCGCTGGTGACTGGAGTCCTTGGGCGGAAGATATGGCTCGGGTTTTCCTTGATTGCAGAGTTGCTTAGGCCCTGGGGTTTTCTCATCCGTCGCAGTTTTCTCAAATCCCGGGTCGGTTTTAACGCCGGGACCAAGTAGAAGGCTCTCCGCTTGCTCACACTTGATTACGGATGATCCTTGCAGCTCCATTTTGAACTCAAACGTTCCCTCTCGTGCCGCAGCGGTCACATTCGGGATGGCGGCCTGCTGAGAGCGCTTGCTCTCCGACCCTCGGCCGTACGTGGACACGTTGAGGAGGTAGTGTCCCGACATGGCTGGCCTCTGCGTCCTCTTGCGGCCCAAGAAACCGGCGGATATCCATGGTCGCTGCGGTATTTTCTTCTCCATCAGAGTCTGCAGGATCTGCTCCTGAGTGTCTTTGTCAAGAGGTTCCTTGTGGTGCCTGCCGTCGTCGGAGAAGCCCCGGCCAGGGGTATTGGACCGGTGGTGCTCCGGAACGCCGCCGTAGACTGAAGGAGCTGGCTTCCCCTCGCTGGAGTGTACATTTGACATCTTGACCTCCACCTTGGTGAGCGGTTTCTGGAGGATCTGCTCCAAGGGGACTTCTTTTCCCTGCAGGAGCCTGGTGACCAACGGGTTGTTTGCAGGGATACAGGAGCTGGTCCAGGTTGATCCAGATGGACTTTCCTGACACTCAAGTACAGAGTCTGAACAAGTGCTAGAAGGTCGCACGTTTGCTGTTCTCGGATCCTGAATGTTGAAGTGCCTCGGACCGAGTGGACCGAGGAAGTCCTGTGGCCGAGATGGAGGTGTGCCGGTGGCATTGAGCGGTAACCTGGCGTGTGGGGATGTCGGACTCGGACTTGGAGAGGGTTTTGTCGACTCGGCTCTACCCGCGCCTTGCCCGGACCCGGCCGGAGCACCACCGGAGgctgcggccgccgccgccgctgctacTCGTTGCGCTCGCGCAAGCTGAGCTTTGGCTTTGATGTCCGCTAAAGTGCGAGCGCCGGTACGAGCCGGGCTGCTCGTGGGGGCGGGGAGAGGCATCCTTGGCGACCCGTGGCTTGGGGACACGGGGATGGGGAAAATGCGTGATCCTGGAATCTGAAAGGAAGCAAGAAAGTGAGCGTAGATCAGTCCTTCTCAAAAAGTGCCGCATGTccttggaatgcgggaggaaacaggagtacccggagaaaacccgcagaggcacgaggagaacatgcaaactcgtaACACAGGAAGTCCGGGGCCGGAATCGAAAACTGTACCTGCGCACTGTGAGACGGACGTGCGAACCAGTTGACCGCCGCGCCGCCCCcaaggaagattttttttgcgATATTTGGCTCTTTGGTTCGGTGTTGGCCTTCTGCTTTGTTCTGTAcgagtgtgtgttttctttgtcGAGAACACAATAAAACGAATGGCGATAAAATGAAGAGTGGGAAGATTTACGCGCTGCCACGGGCCTCCATTGTGGCTGCTTTACGTTCAAGTTTACAAGAGCTGAAGTCTCCATTGCAAAGGCATAAATCAAGTGGCTTTATTGAATAGCTGCCGAGAGGAAGAGAGATGAGGAGAACGCACTGGGAGAAACATTCCAATGAGGCCCTGGGTGCTCAGACTGTCATCTAAATTGGAGCATTTTCCCTTCAAGGCTGCCAGACATCTAGGAAAAAGCTAATCCAGTGGTGTGAATGATTCTTCCTTCCCCCATGTGTTCAGAAAACAATTGCCAGTGTGATACCTCTGAAACTGGCGCTATTTTTACAGATGCGAATGTGTTGAGATGTTCAAAATCGGCAGGCTTGCGCGGCGATTCGGCGCCGCGGATGGTTTGGCCACACCTGCGTTCTTACGGTTAGTTGAAATGGTGGTGAACTGGTCTGGCCTGTACCACCTCATCGGGGTAGTACAAGGTCAGATACAGATTCAGACATCTTAAgccaacggtctcaaacttggatcttaaactggacagtgatttgaaATTGGACCAGCAAATTGTCATGatcacttgactttggagtcagcgatcctccatgaagcgtctccagttggtccaaaatgttgCTGCTCACCTCtcgactggtactcataagagggaccGCATAACCCCTACTCGGGCATCCCTCCATTGGCTCccaatacattttagagttcttatTAAGATcagattatttgttttcaaatcttgaaatggcctcgctccaccttacctctctgagccccTACGCGCATGCCTGGTGCCCGAAACCCGAATATTTTTGTATCAGCCCACTAatatcatttaaaaagaaaatcaacattCATCGCCAAGGTGTTGCTCAAAAACTGAATTGATGCCAAACGCAACTTTGTTTCGCAAGGCTACACATTCAGAAACAACTCCTACCTTGCCTGGCGGGACTCTCTGGTTGGCAGCCGAAGTGGGCGTGGCCGGGCTGGGTATGGTTGAAGCCGGAGGAGACACGGAGGAGATGGAGGACACTGAGGAAAGCGAGGATACCCGCTGTCTTTTGTCCGGCGTGGCCTCATCCTCCGTCTCGCCGGTAGGCTTTCTTTTCTGCTGTTCTGAAGCGCCTTCCGGCATGGCCTTCGTCTCTCCAGAAGGCTTCACCCCAGACGTCGGTGGACCCTCTTTTACCTCCGTACGGGATTCTGGAAGCGGGCTCGTCTTGACGGGAGACCGGGCGAGTTGCGTTTTATCCTCTTTGACACTCGGCTCAGTCCGCGTCTCTGCGGTGACGCGCTCCCTGGGTTCCGGTCTCAAGGTCGGAACGGGCATCTGACAATCCTCGGCTTGCTGAGAGCGCCTGGTCTTCATCAGCTCTGGGACGGAGAGAGATTCTTTCGGAGGAGGTGGTGCCTTCTCCTGCGACGGTGTGGACTTGAAGTCTTTGTCGGTCCGACTGCGGTCCTTGGTGCCCTTCGCTTCCTCCAACGCTCTTGGCTGACGAGGCTTCGGTTCCCATTTTAGATCGGCTTTAGTCAGCTCTTTGGATTCCTCAAGACTCAGCCCAGAACTACACAGGGAAAGAAGAAAGGGGAGGCATAAATAATAAAACCGCTTCAGGTCACGGGTGGGTGTGAGTTCCGAGCACGTCCAAAAACACCGTTACGAGAATCAAGCAAGTTGAGGTCCTCCtaaatttcaagtcaagtcaaatttatttatattttgccCGTAATCTGAAAACAGTCCCAAAGGGGTTCGAGGCTCACAGTCGAGAAATACGAACGACATCCCCTGATCTAAACCTCCTAAGAGGGGGCAAGGAAAATTTTCAAAACCCACTTTTAGATCCGAATAGCTACTTGCCCATATTAACGtgtctgggtcaaaatgaccccaacatcatatttgtatgcaaactgtgcacagacatcccaactacacatcagagtgtccagattttacacaccagttcatgaccctaaatgaggaaaagtcactaaatttcatgaagaaaTTGGTCACCACAAAAACTGaaacgggtcaaattgacccgtaACATAATATAAGGGTTAAAGATaaaccaaaactttttttttaggttgggaTTGCATTATCTTTGTTTTAGGTTGTAATGTGTttcataatttttattattaatttttaaacaGCTAATATCCGCCCAAGGATGTGATGACCTtgaaaatgcatattttcaaATGGAAGCAAGTCATGTGATTTCAGTGTCAAGTGGAGACTTTCACGTCGTTTTACAAGTCCCAAAGTGGCCAAATTCCTCTGAAGTCCGACTCGAGTCAACTCGAGTGGCTTGAGCCCTCCCCATTTCTGCTACGgggaatagagaaaaaaaaaatccccttccTTTGAATCTCCCAATCAACCTACTTTTCACCATAATAGCTCTCAAAGAAGACCTCTTTCCAGTGCTCaactttcttctccttctcgaTTTCCTGCCGCATTCGCAGCTGCAACTCTGGAGTGAATTCACCtgccgagaagaaaaaaaaaatggcgaggTGAGCATCCTTGGAAGACAAACGGGATGCTGTCATTTTCCTGCGCTGACCCTCAGCCAGCCGTTCCTTCCACGACTGCGCCGCCGACGTGAAGAATTCATTGTTCAAAGCCGAACTCGTCACCTTGAGGAGACCATCCGTGCAGGCCTGGGTCGGGAAAGAGCCGCCGCGTCAGTAATCGGAAAGCCGCGAGCGCGTAGTAAAGATCCGAAGGCACCTGCTGGTCCACTTGGGGAAGATGTCGCAGCAGCCTCTGCTGGCAGGCCGGCGGCAGGACCGAGAAGGTGTGCTTGTTGATGATGGCCCGTAGGTTGGTGTTGACCAAAATGGAGTCGGGAGTCTCGACATCGATTTTGCATCTGTTACGTTTTAGGTGCCCTGTAGAAGGCAGAGggcgtgggggtggtggggtgggggcgcaTCTATTTCAAACGGGGTTCTCAGTTTACGACAGATTTTCTTGACGACGGCGGCGTATTTTCCATGTAAAGTTTGCGAGTAATTCGTCAACACGTTACCTGCACCGAGACGACCTGAGCGCCGAGAAACCTTCCGGGGTCCAACGGGGAGGCAAAGATCTGTCGGTGACAATTCGTTAGCGACAAGATACCCTCTAtcgcaggcatgtccaaagtccggcccgcgggccaaatccggcccgcggtcgactttcatccggccctcgtcataaaatcagtgccgtctggcccgcaggttgggcgcaatggaacacgtgttgcattgactgaggtctcgtagactggtgagtgatgtttcatagagtactgcttccctctagtggctaaatgagtaatagcattcactaaatgagtaatagcatttagacactagagggcatcactcacgagttaacaagacatcactccgtgtttatattgactgatatgtcatatttcaaattcctgtttcaaatgaaccaaaagaaattcttaagattgttgaaattaaaataaaaatggaaatgtgaaacagactggcttactaaaatttgttgaacaatattgttgttcaatgtaaagaatgtcagccaaggtcggccccccgacattttaccacataaaatctggcccccttggcaaaaagtttggacacccctgctctatcgAGTGCGGGCGATAAACACGGGCGGTTCTCGGCAGACACCCACCGGTCTTGGCGCCGATGTTGTCGGCCATGTCTTTGATGGTCTTCAGCAGCAGCCTGGAACTGGAAGCGGTCGGCATCGCCGCCTGCCTGCGTTGGTtccgctgttgctgctgcttcaAGGCCTGCGAGCCGAGAGTCAAGTCGTGAATCGCGATTAAGAACCTGCGATGATGTGTCAGCAGGCGTAACGGGCGATGAATCAGACCCCCCTTGGCCGCTCGCCTCGTTTTGAATAACAGCAAAATgaagagcggggggggggggttacgtaACGCGCAGCGTGTAAACTGCACGAGTTGGAGCGAAAATGTCCTCAGTAGCACAGATGGAGTAAATTACGATCTGCACCGTCGAGTGAAAACTCattatgaaacacacacacacacacacacacacacacacaaaagtgtcaGAGAGAAAAATGCCGATTAAAGCTcgactggtttttttttttggcttcccTCACTGATAAGTTTCAAAGATGATATAAGCCAGTAAAAGATGACTTTTTTCTGCCTTTAAGAACCACAAGCAAAGTGTAAATATCGATTGAACATTGCAGTGTCTGCAGGAGTTGATCAATTTCGCCTATCCCGGGGGCCATTTTCAATAAAAAGAACACTGAATGTTTGaaggtgcggcccggtagtccagtggttagcacgtgggcttcacagtgcagaggtaccgggttcgattccagctccggcctccctgtgtggagtttgcatgttctccccgggcctgcgtgggttttctccgggtgctcaggtttcctcccacattccaaaaacatgcgtggcaggctgattgaacactctaaattgtccctgggtgtgagtgtgagtgcgaatggttgttcgtttctgtgtgccctgtgattggctggcaaccgattcagggtggagccccgcctactgcccggagacagctgggataggctccagcaccccccccgccaccctagtgaggatcaagcggctcggaagatgaataaatgaatgaatgaatgtttgaaggTGTGATCACAGAAGAGGTGGGCATCGTTGGTCCGACGCTAAGTTTGCGTCCGTATTTCAGGCCGACGCATTTGGGGACGCGTCTGTGGTTTCCAAAGCGGAATTGATCATATAATTTCTCCGTCACACTCGGGCGCTGCACGAGCTGACCCGGagccaaataataaaaacaacagacaCCCACACACTTACAGCGCGGCGAtggggtgaaataaaaacaacgcgGACACATCTCATTGCGGTCTGTGGGACCAAAAGGTGATAAAcactcttttattattattttttttaatttgtctgcGTGTCAGGTGTGTGGCAGCAGCATGTGACGTGTTACCAGTAAACCTGTTCTCGGTGCCGTATGGGTGACTTTGACCGGCTGGGCGGGCCCAAAGCACTAACGAAAGCTCACTTACAGACTCGCACAGTTTCGAATGCT
This sequence is a window from Hippocampus zosterae strain Florida chromosome 14, ASM2543408v3, whole genome shotgun sequence. Protein-coding genes within it:
- the asxl2 gene encoding putative Polycomb group protein ASXL2 isoform X1, whose protein sequence is MRERQKKKKGRTWAEAAKTVLEKYPNTPMSHKEILQVIQREQLKEISGTSPLACLNAMLHTNSRGEEGIFYKVPGRMGVYTLKKDISEAATELSEEESEESGDNLSDSRSSENNSGPREGRRRRWMRPVPSKPTSPQPRCSSPSVAAAKLISPSQKHSKKALKQALKQQQQRNQRRQAAMPTASSSRLLLKTIKDMADNIGAKTDLCLPVGPRKVSRRSGRLGAGHLKRNRCKIDVETPDSILVNTNLRAIINKHTFSVLPPACQQRLLRHLPQVDQQACTDGLLKVTSSALNNEFFTSAAQSWKERLAEGEFTPELQLRMRQEIEKEKKVEHWKEVFFESYYGENSGLSLEESKELTKADLKWEPKPRQPRALEEAKGTKDRSRTDKDFKSTPSQEKAPPPPKESLSVPELMKTRRSQQAEDCQMPVPTLRPEPRERVTAETRTEPSVKEDKTQLARSPVKTSPLPESRTEVKEGPPTSGVKPSGETKAMPEGASEQQKRKPTGETEDEATPDKRQRVSSLSSVSSISSVSPPASTIPSPATPTSAANQRVPPGKIPGSRIFPIPVSPSHGSPRMPLPAPTSSPARTGARTLADIKAKAQLARAQRVAAAAAAAASGGAPAGSGQGAGRAESTKPSPSPSPTSPHARLPLNATGTPPSRPQDFLGPLGPRHFNIQDPRTANVRPSSTCSDSVLECQESPSGSTWTSSCIPANNPLVTRLLQGKEVPLEQILQKPLTKVEVKMSNVHSSEGKPAPSVYGGVPEHHRSNTPGRGFSDDGRHHKEPLDKDTQEQILQTLMEKKIPQRPWISAGFLGRKRTQRPAMSGHYLLNVSTYGRGSESKRSQQAAIPNVTAAAREGTFEFKMELQGSSVIKCEQAESLLLGPGVKTDPGFEKTATDEKTPGPKQLCNQGKPEPYLPPKDSSHQRPSAFPTPRMSIHQESVSPRYGGTISVSVPHTLNRNAAAGSATAPDSGSVMSFSVTVTTIPAAAGPLDSGDRSAPPAEPSFMEAAGMEDAQSKCYCRLKAMIMCKGCGAFCHDDCIGPSELCVSCLVVR
- the asxl2 gene encoding putative Polycomb group protein ASXL2 isoform X2, with protein sequence MRERQKKKKGRTWAEAAKTVLEKYPNTPMSHKEILQVIQREQLKEISGTSPLACLNAMLHTNSRGEEGIFYKVPGRMGVYTLKDISEAATELSEEESEESGDNLSDSRSSENNSGPREGRRRRWMRPVPSKPTSPQPRCSSPSVAAAKLISPSQKHSKKALKQALKQQQQRNQRRQAAMPTASSSRLLLKTIKDMADNIGAKTDLCLPVGPRKVSRRSGRLGAGHLKRNRCKIDVETPDSILVNTNLRAIINKHTFSVLPPACQQRLLRHLPQVDQQACTDGLLKVTSSALNNEFFTSAAQSWKERLAEGEFTPELQLRMRQEIEKEKKVEHWKEVFFESYYGENSGLSLEESKELTKADLKWEPKPRQPRALEEAKGTKDRSRTDKDFKSTPSQEKAPPPPKESLSVPELMKTRRSQQAEDCQMPVPTLRPEPRERVTAETRTEPSVKEDKTQLARSPVKTSPLPESRTEVKEGPPTSGVKPSGETKAMPEGASEQQKRKPTGETEDEATPDKRQRVSSLSSVSSISSVSPPASTIPSPATPTSAANQRVPPGKIPGSRIFPIPVSPSHGSPRMPLPAPTSSPARTGARTLADIKAKAQLARAQRVAAAAAAAASGGAPAGSGQGAGRAESTKPSPSPSPTSPHARLPLNATGTPPSRPQDFLGPLGPRHFNIQDPRTANVRPSSTCSDSVLECQESPSGSTWTSSCIPANNPLVTRLLQGKEVPLEQILQKPLTKVEVKMSNVHSSEGKPAPSVYGGVPEHHRSNTPGRGFSDDGRHHKEPLDKDTQEQILQTLMEKKIPQRPWISAGFLGRKRTQRPAMSGHYLLNVSTYGRGSESKRSQQAAIPNVTAAAREGTFEFKMELQGSSVIKCEQAESLLLGPGVKTDPGFEKTATDEKTPGPKQLCNQGKPEPYLPPKDSSHQRPSAFPTPRMSIHQESVSPRYGGTISVSVPHTLNRNAAAGSATAPDSGSVMSFSVTVTTIPAAAGPLDSGDRSAPPAEPSFMEAAGMEDAQSKCYCRLKAMIMCKGCGAFCHDDCIGPSELCVSCLVVR